The Daphnia pulex isolate KAP4 chromosome 3, ASM2113471v1 genome includes a region encoding these proteins:
- the LOC124189907 gene encoding uncharacterized protein LOC124189907 — protein MNDRIITISNESVQSHSTPTESQPHEINTSITINATDEQTSPEGLNQQQRLFEPPLPPPATIIARVDSHQPPPSYEEINDPNVPPPSYDSLFGRVREVRKTSRGFVDFIKNLFFFLLGKIGLMIVIGVTILIPICMLVVGAVYFNDCPAESHIPIYLIVGGACGLLKQFLSLRVRSQQSRQADLEVPDSSLTASVQSLINSFLICWFFTGCYWVYRVYEPNYYDQSDSKYCSHVLFSFAFWLLTSTYIFVGVVIILLCCISSAALVLTRNR, from the exons ATGAATGACAGAATTAttacaatttcaaatgaatct GTGCAATCTCATTCAACACCTACCGAATCTCAGCCTCATGAAATTAACACCTCAATCACAATCAATGCTACAGATGAACAAACTTCACCGGAAGGCTTAAATCAACAGCAGAGATTATTTGAACCACCTCTTCCTCCACCTGCTACAATAATAGCCAGAGTGGATTCACATCAACCTCCTCCAAGTTATGAAGAAATTAATGATCCTAATG TTCCCCCTCCGTCATACGATTCGTTATTTGGGCGAGTACGAGAGGTTAGAAAAACATCTCGTGGTTTCGTCGATTTcataaaaaatctgtttttcttcctgCTTGGAAAAA TCGGTCTGATGATAGTTATCGGAGTAACGATTCTAATTCCAATTTGTATGCTCGTCGTCGGAGCCGTCTATTTCAATGATTGTCCGGCTGAAAGTCACATTCCAATTTACCTAATTGTCGGAG GGGCATGTGGCTTGTTGAAGCAATTCCTATCTTTAAGAGTTCGCTCGCAACAGTCCCGACAGGCTGATCTCGAAGTCCCCGACAGCTCTCTAACAGCATCTGTTCAATCATTGATTAATAGTTTCTTGATTTGCTGGTTTTTTACAG GGTGCTATTGGGTGTATCGTGTGTATGAACCAAACTATTATGACCAATCCGATTCCAAATATTGTAGTCACGTCTTGTTCTCGTTCGCATTCTGGCTGCTGACCTCTACGTACATTTTCGTAGGCGTCGTGATTATATTACTGTGTTGCATCAGCAGCGCGGCTCTCGTTCTGACACGAAATCGTTAG
- the LOC124189901 gene encoding cGMP-dependent 3',5'-cyclic phosphodiesterase-like: MDHCNDFDTGDCTSPDAFKLAARLQFQSVSNIQIIINEHLGEVTKAQTVFHAFAPPSHDEDPNYGLTVSVIGKTTLPGPVQIWSQEYGKFMRLLNDDTFWMEKGGLDPSSQGSLEGLLDQAVSDCMLVPIKRPDNHHFFLVVALVNKQEEHDAFGSLDLQAVHQCFQQVLGTLVGAVELEEERRLRVQCQSLLSVAKNLFSHLDDVDELLKEIMSQARNLTKAERCSLFLHDKQRKCLVAKVFDGSSSAESGQWSTTDRRQLDIPLDRGILGHVATTGHLLNIADAYSHPLFYKDIDIATGFKTRNILCFPIKDGDDVLGVAELCNKTSAPCFTRVDEESAMSFSIYCGISLVKGLMYKKVQDAQHRSRLSNELMMYHMKVSNEETLKLLHEDNMHNIDKNFCEFQFVPRSMEELQTPAAVVAVFHDLGLMERWSINQETLSRFVLMVRKGYRDPPYHNWMHAFSVFHFTYVLIKRLRLVQQEYLTDLEALALLVSSLCHDIDHRGTTNSFQLASNSLLAALYSSEGSVMERHHFAQTMCIINTLGCNIFENLSSGDYTRCLDLMQDIILATDVSHHLSIFRKLEDLATSGFDKNRADHHQLLLFLMMTTADLSDQTKDWNSSKNAALLVYHEFFSQGDLEKKMGNRPDEMMDREKACIPTLQIQFIDDVALPVYSLLAQLFPELSVLVDTVSSNRKKWVITLEDGHVVSPMETLTNDND, encoded by the exons ATGGATCACTGCAATGATTTCGACACTGGCGACTGCACTTCACCGGATGCATTCAAACTTGCCGCCCGGCTCCAATTCCAGAGTGTCAGCAACATCCAGATCATCATCAATGAGCAT TTGGGAGAAGTCACCAAGGCACAAACAGTGTTCCATGCCTTTGCACCACCATCCCACGATGAAGATCCAAACTATGGTCTGACTGTCAGCGTCATTGGAAAGACAACATTGCCAGGGCCTGTCCAAATATGG AGCCAGGAGTATGGCAAGTTCATGAGATTATTGAATGATGACACATTCTGGATGGAAAAGGGTGGGTTGGATCCAAGCTCGCAAGGATCACTTGAAGGTTTACTAGACCAGGCTGTCTCAGACTGCATGCTTGTGCCGATTAAGAGGCCTGACAATCACCATTTCTTCCTGGTGGTGGCTCTTgtaaacaaacaagaagaacatGATGCTTTTGGTTCTCTAGATCTTCAGGCTGTGCATCAGTGCTTTCA GCAGGTCTTGGGGACGCTGGTCGGTGCCGTTGAACTAGAGGAAGAAAGACGGCTCCGAGTACAATGCCAATCACTGCTGTCGGTGgccaaaaatcttttctctcaCTTGG ACGATGTGGATGAACTACTAAAGGAGATTATGAGCCAGGCCCGTAACTTGACCAAAGCCGAGCGTTGCTCGCTGTTCTTGCATGACAAGCAGCGCAAATGTCTGGTGGCAAAGGTTTTTGATGGGTCGTCATCCGCCGAGTCAGGACAGTGGAGCACGACCGATAGGCGCCAGCTCGATATTCCCCTTGATCGGGGCATCCTAGGTCACGTGGCTACCACGGGCCATTTACTTAATATCGCCGATGCCTACTCACACCCACTCTTCTACAAGGACATTGACATAGCCACCGGATTCAAAACGAG GAATATTTTGTGTTTCCCGATAAAAGATGGCGATGACGTGCTAGGCGTAGCGGAATTGTGCAACAAGACCAGTGCTCCTTGCTTTACGCGGGTAGACGAGGAATCGGCCATGTCCTTTTCCATTTACTGCGGGATTTCTCTCGTGAAAGGTCTCATGTACAAGAAAGTGCAAGACGCACAGCATCGGAGTCGACTTAGTAACGAGCTAATGATGTATCACATGAAG GTTTCGAACGAGGAAACGCTCAAACTACTTCACGAGGACAACATGCACAACATTGACAAAAACTTTTGCGAGTTTCAATTCGTGCCACGTTCAATGGAAGAGCTCCAGACGCCGGCCGCTGTGGTGGCCGTGTTTCACGATCTGGGTCTCATGGAACGCTGGTCgataaatcaagaaacacTCAGCAG GTTTGTCTTGATGGTGCGAAAAGGATACCGTGATCCACCCTATCACAACTGGATGCACGCCTTTTCAGTGTTCCACTTTACCTACGTCCTCATCAAGCGGCTCAGACTGGTTCAACAAGAATATTTGAC GGACTTGGAGGCTTTGGCCTTGTTGGTATCGAGTTTATGTCATGACATTGACCACCGAGGCACCACCAATTCGTTCCAGCTGGCTTCCAACTCACTTCTGGCTGCCCTATACAGTTCAGAAGGATCCGTCATGGAG CGACATCACTTCGCTCAAACCATGTGTATTATTAATACTCTGGGTTGCAACATCTTTGAAAACCTGTCGTCGGGAGATTACACCCGGTGTCTTGATTTGATGCAGGATATTATTCTTG CCACTGATGTATCGCATCACTTAAGCATATTCAGGAAATTAGAAGATCTCGCGACTTCCGGCTTCGACAAAAATCGAGCCGATCACCATCAGTTACTTTTGTTCTTGATGATGACCACCGCCGATCTTTCAGATCAAACAAAAG ATTGGAACAGTTCAAAGAACGCTGCG CTGCTCGTTTATCACGAATTTTTCTCCCAAGGagatttagaaaagaaaatgggaaatcgGCCAGATGAAATGATGGATCGGGAAAAAGCCTGCATACCTACTCTGCAAATTCAGTTTATCGATGATGTCGCTCTTCCCGTCTACTC ATTGCTTGCTCAACTCTTCCCGGAGCTGAGTGTGCTCGTCGACACGGTAAGCAGCAATCGTAAGAAATGGGTAATAACGCTAGAAGATGGTCACGTTGTTTCGCCAATGGAAACATTGACTAACGACAATGATTAA
- the LOC124189900 gene encoding ATPase family protein 2 homolog translates to MAPKTPRTPQTPSKFGTKVEWKSCASCACTFVLRDSLRHEAVCSVLASQDYSDADVNHGFVFNKRLCAVLDDKTCKECLQHVHKLQKSHVALVSPSAMQLCGIVIGSHVEVETFDSKSSIFVAWPCCHIPPSSIFIDPEILRVISMDQQKNLYVSAPSENKHIAAKVHLKIALRDNPPLEITQLENVFLHQFDSHLLRKGNRFALKHLGKKWLITVEKVIRSDSDRSNDDLSAGMSSLTVDVIQSRDYSLVLSNTNICFDAPNEVSSDPSFVELSDFGGAHDVVEEIKKLCTSVFQATNPSKSVGPRGMLLYGPPGTGKSLLVRAVAGHFKVPMITIQGPELFSKYYGETEARLREKFEEAIKKDCCIIYLDEIDSLCPKRDSGSSSHSDQERRVVATLLSMIDSIPPQARVVIIGVSSRPDALDSAMRRPGRLDRELEIRAPTVAERKDILNVLLRKIPHRLETKEIDHLASITHGFVGADLSLLCAEASLAAAKRIISGPASTAEVFLLAEDTKQALHLVKPSAMREVLVEVPNVRWTDIGGQAELKLKLKQAVEWPLRYPEAFQRLGVEPPRGLLMFGPPGCSKTMIAKALATESGLNFIAVKGPELFSKWVGESERAVREVFRRARQVAPAIVFLDELDALGSARGSGSTSAGVGDRVLAQLLTEMDGIEALKDVTVVAATNRPDMIDKALLRPGRLDRIVYVSLPDEATRKEILQLKFNNMPIHPEVSLDWLVSNTSGYSGAEVTAVCNEAALRALEEDIEAKQICRRHFDFSLSVVTPRITSETVNFYENYVKESGLHAI, encoded by the exons ATGGCACCAAAAACCCCGAGAACACCCCAGACTCCTTCGAAATTCGGAACCAAAGTCGAGTGGAAAAGTTGTGCCTCTTGTGCCTGCACTTTTGTCTTACGGGATTCACTTAGGCACGAAGCTGTCTGCTCTGTTTTAGCAAGCCAAGATTACTCAGACGCTGACGTCAACCATGGATTTGTGTTTAATAAACGACTCTGCGCAGTCCTTGACGATAAAACTTGCAAAGAATGCCTGCAACATGTGCACAAGTTACAAAAATCCCATGTTGCACTTGTTTCCCCCTCAGCCATGCAGTTGTGTGGGATCGTAATAGGATCTCACGTTGAAGTGGAGACCTTTGATTCAAAGTCATCCATTTTTGTAGCTTGGCCTTGTTGCCATATCCCACCCTcatcaatttttattgatcCTGAAA ttcTTAGGGTGATATCCATGGACCAGCAAAAGAATCTTTACGTGTCTGCACCAAGCGAAAACAAGCACATAGCAGCAAAAGTGCACCTGAAAATTGCATTACGAGACAACCCCCCACTTGAAATCACCCaactggaaaatgtttttcttcatcagttTGACAGTCATCTTTTGAGGAAAGGCAACCGCTTTGCTCTTAAACATCTAGGCAAAAAATGGTTGATTACTGTAGAGAAAGTGATTCGATCCGACAGCGACAGATCAAATGACGATCTCTCAGCTGGAATGAGTTCATTAACGGTGGATGTCATCCAATCACGAGACTATTCACTGGTCCTTTCGAATACTAATATTTGTTTCGATGCACCGAATGAGGTTTCCTCTGATCCTTCATTCGTAGAACTAAGTGACTTTGGTGGCGCCCACGATGTGGTCGAAGAGATAAAAAAGTTGTGCACAAGCGTCTTTCAAGCAACTAACCCATCAAAAA GCGTAGGTCCCAGAGGAATGCTCTTGTACGGACCCCCAGGAACGGGAAAGTCACTTTTAGTTCGTGCTGTGGCCGGCCACTTCAAAGTTCCCATGATTACCATTCAAGGTCCAGAGTTGTTCAGCAAGTACTACGGAGAAACCGAAGCACGACTAAGGGAAAAGTTTGAAGAAGCCATTAAAAA aGACTGTTGTATCATCTACTTGGACGAAATCGACTCTCTGTGTCCAAAAAGAGACTCTGGCTCATCATCTCATAGCGATCAGGAACGCCGGGTAGTTGCCACTTTACTTTCTATGATCGATTCCATCCCACCCCAAGCACGTGTCGTGATAATTGGGGTATCAagccg ACCAGACGCATTAGATTCTGCTATGAGAAGACCCGGGCGATTGGATCGTGAATTGGAAATCCGAGCTCCAACTGTCGCCGAACGCAAAGACATTCTTAATGTTCTTCTCAGAAAGATTCCGCATCGCTTGGAAACCAAAGAAATCGACCATCTGGCTTCAATCACTCATGGTTTCGTCGGGGCAGATTTATCTCTCCTCTGCGCCGAAGCTTCGCTAGCTGCAGCAAAGCGCATCATATCCGGCCCCG CATCTACTGCCGAAGTTTTTCTGTTGGCCGAAGATACAAAACAGGCCTTACATTTAGTCAAACCGAGTGCAATGAGAGAAGTGCTGGTTGAAGTGCCAAAC GTGCGTTGGACAGATATTGGAGGACAGGCTGAGTTGAAGCTCAAACTGAAACAAGCTGTCGAGTGGCCTTTGCGCTATCCGGAAGCTTTTCAACGACTTGGTGTCGAACCACCACGTGGACTTTTAATGTTCGGACCCCCTGGCTGTTCGAAAACTATGATCGCCAAAGCTTTGGCCACGGAAAGTGGATTGAACTTTATCGCCGTCAAG GGCCCAGAGTTATTCAGCAAATGGGTGGGGGAATCTGAGAGGGCTGTCCGTGAAGTGTTTAGAAGAGCACGCCAAGTTGCTCCGGCGATCGTTTTTCTCGACGAACTGGATGCTCTGGGATCAGCCAGAGGTTCGGGCTCTACTTCAGCCGGTGTAGGAGATCGTGTGTTGGCCCAGCTGTTAACTGAAATGGATGGTATCGAGGCATTAAAGGACGTCACCGTTGTTGCTGCAACTAATCGACCCGACATGATTGACAAA GCACTGCTTCGACCAGGGCGTTTGGATCGCATCGTCTATGTATCTCTGCCGGATGAAGCTACGCGAAAAGAGATTCTACAGTTGAAATTCAACAATATGCCTATCCATCCTGAAGTTTCATTGGATTGGCTTGTATCAAATACAAGTGGATATTCGGGAGCTGAG GTGACCGCTGTGTGCAACGAGGCAGCTTTAAGAGCATTAGAGGAAGATATTGAAGCCAAACAAATCTGTAGgcgtcattttgatttttccttatcAGTTGTAACGCCTCGCATTACATCAGAGACCGTGAATTTTTACGAGAATTATGTCAAAGAAAGTGGTTTACACGCCATATGA
- the LOC124189909 gene encoding uncharacterized protein LOC124189909 isoform X1 yields MLISFYFSTSESQESKMQAQQGRQGRTRTPSLGGASSIYSYASTTRTMSRSMKSLRVAWYKKPILQDAFFTDIQTGSMITAIFSLVISLFTIATAVLDIYCLGMTKPGVTHYGYYIMSFQFVYVGNGNVRNTLIVFALFSAIAAVALFVTSCILLKALRKEIEKEMVPWLFASGVFFVWRTIAIIFASVVNDMIFGYHIAMCLFWVAFILLGALGWVIVYSLYLELSDLTKLEDLAHLRMGTMSSLNMTQSIAGSRPTTPHSTVSTAQVV; encoded by the exons tttttacttttcgacGTCAGAATCTCAAGAATCAAAAATGCAGGCTCAACAAGGCAGGCAAGGAAGAACTAGAACCCCGAGTTTGGGTGGTGCAAGCTCAATCTACTCTTATGCCAGCACAACCAGGACTATGTCCAGGTCCATGAAGTCTTTACGAGTAGCTTGGTATAAAAAGCCCATATTGCAAGATGCATTTTTTACTGATATTCAGACTGGATCTATGATAACAGCCATTTTCTCATTG GTGATTAGCCTGTTCACCATTGCAACAGCAGTGCTAGATATTTACTGTCTGGGAATGACCAAACCTGGAGTCACCCACTATGGTTACTACATCATGAGCTTTCAATTTGTGTATGTTGGCAATGGTAATGTCCGTAACACTCTGATTGTGTTTGCCTTGTTTTCTGCCATCGCTGCAGTGGCTCTGTTTGTGACTAGCTGCATCCTGCTCAAGGCTCTTCGCAAAGagattgaaaaggaaatggttCCATGGCTGTTTGCCTCCGgcgtattttttgtttggcgtACCATCGCTATTATTTTTGCATCGGTTGTTAACGACATGATATTCGGTTATCATATTGCTATGTGCCTGTTTTGGGTCGCTTTTATTTTACTCGGGGCTTTGGGTTGGGTCATCGTATATTCTCTTTATTTAGAGTTAAGTGACTTAACGAAACTTGAAGACCTGGCTCATTTACGTATGGGCACAATGAGTAGTCTCAACATGACGCAATCTATTGCTGGATCGAGACCAACGACACCACACAGCACAGTCTCAACTGCACAAGTggtctga
- the LOC124189909 gene encoding uncharacterized protein LOC124189909 isoform X2, with translation MQAQQGRQGRTRTPSLGGASSIYSYASTTRTMSRSMKSLRVAWYKKPILQDAFFTDIQTGSMITAIFSLVISLFTIATAVLDIYCLGMTKPGVTHYGYYIMSFQFVYVGNGNVRNTLIVFALFSAIAAVALFVTSCILLKALRKEIEKEMVPWLFASGVFFVWRTIAIIFASVVNDMIFGYHIAMCLFWVAFILLGALGWVIVYSLYLELSDLTKLEDLAHLRMGTMSSLNMTQSIAGSRPTTPHSTVSTAQVV, from the exons ATGCAGGCTCAACAAGGCAGGCAAGGAAGAACTAGAACCCCGAGTTTGGGTGGTGCAAGCTCAATCTACTCTTATGCCAGCACAACCAGGACTATGTCCAGGTCCATGAAGTCTTTACGAGTAGCTTGGTATAAAAAGCCCATATTGCAAGATGCATTTTTTACTGATATTCAGACTGGATCTATGATAACAGCCATTTTCTCATTG GTGATTAGCCTGTTCACCATTGCAACAGCAGTGCTAGATATTTACTGTCTGGGAATGACCAAACCTGGAGTCACCCACTATGGTTACTACATCATGAGCTTTCAATTTGTGTATGTTGGCAATGGTAATGTCCGTAACACTCTGATTGTGTTTGCCTTGTTTTCTGCCATCGCTGCAGTGGCTCTGTTTGTGACTAGCTGCATCCTGCTCAAGGCTCTTCGCAAAGagattgaaaaggaaatggttCCATGGCTGTTTGCCTCCGgcgtattttttgtttggcgtACCATCGCTATTATTTTTGCATCGGTTGTTAACGACATGATATTCGGTTATCATATTGCTATGTGCCTGTTTTGGGTCGCTTTTATTTTACTCGGGGCTTTGGGTTGGGTCATCGTATATTCTCTTTATTTAGAGTTAAGTGACTTAACGAAACTTGAAGACCTGGCTCATTTACGTATGGGCACAATGAGTAGTCTCAACATGACGCAATCTATTGCTGGATCGAGACCAACGACACCACACAGCACAGTCTCAACTGCACAAGTggtctga
- the LOC124189903 gene encoding proton-coupled amino acid transporter-like protein CG1139 produces MVEKHEEDTSSSDSNSTEIPIPLEDLSLNKNSQISQDAEWVSGQAITPVVKEQKKFQPISNFETMAHLLKGNIGTGIFAMPSAFLNSGIWVGSVLLPVMAIICTHCMQMLVKSAAVMKKREGDFSISYADVAETACKTSSNPKYAKYARAFSITINVFICITQFGFCCVYLVFTSTNLQQVVEYYAELGWDVRIYMCFLTIPLIFLNWIRNLKLLAPVSLVANVLQMSSIVVVFYYIFRDPLPPVSSVPAFGSWGGLPLFFGTTVFTFEGIALVLPLQKDMRRPWDFKGWTGILNTGMVIVTCIYIAMGFYGYLQYGDDILGSITLNLPQDEVLAQVVKILLVIAICGNYAMQFYVPIPIMWPTLSKYAARYTSNDLAAEYMFRTFMVLVTLLLAAAIPKIDLFISLVGAFGSSFLALIFPPILEYVTYAPNISKITITKEILILLFGVIGFATGTYAAILAIVQEFSGTE; encoded by the exons ATGGTGGAAAAACATGAGGAAGATACAAGTAGTAGTGACAGCAATTCAACAGAAATTCCAATTCCATTGGAAGATTTATcactaaacaaaaatagtcAAATAAGTCAAGATGCAGAATGGGTTTCCGGTCAGGCTATTACGCCCGTCgtcaaagaacaaaaaaaattccaacctATTTC GAATTTCGAAACCATGGCTCATTTACTTAAGGGAAACATCGGTACCGGCATTTTTGCAATGCCTTCGGCTTTTCTCAATTCCGGAATTTGGGTTGGTAGCGTGTTACTTCCCGTCATGGCAATTATTTGCACTCACT GTATGCAAATGTTG GTCAAATCGGCGGCCGTCATGAAAAAACGAGAGGgcgatttttctatttcctatGCTGACGTAGCAGAAACCGCTTGCAAAACCAGCAGTAATCCTAAATATGCGAAATACGCAAGAGCTTTCAG TATAACGATCAACGTTTTCATTTGCATTACgcaatttggtttttgttgcGTCTACTTGGTGTTTACGAGCACCAATTTGCAACAG GTGGTTGAATATTATGCAGAGCTAGGATGGGATGTGCGCATTTACATGTGCTTTCTGACCATTCCGCTAATCTTCTTGAACTGGATCCGCAACCTAAAACTATTAGCGCCCGTTTCGCTAGTTGCAAATGTGTTGCAAATGTCGAGTATTGTTGTCGTGTTCTATTACATCTTTCGAGATCCTCTCCCGCCCGTTAGCTCTGTCCCAGCGTTCGGAAGTTGGGGAGGACTTCCCTTGTTCTTTGGAACAACAGTATTCACGTTCGAAGGAATTGCATTAGTACTGCCATTGCAAAAGGACATGCGTCGTCCATGGGATTTTAAAGGATGGACTGGAATTCTCAACACCGGAATGGTTATTGTGACATGCATCTATATCGCCATGGGTTTCTATG GTTATTTGCAATACGGTGACGACATTTTAGGAAGCATTACGCTTAATCTACCACAGGATGAAGT gTTGGCGCAAGTGGTGAAAATTCTTTTAGTCATTGCTATTTGCGGAAACTATGCAAT GCAATTCTATGTCCCGATTCCGATTATGTGGCCGACTTTGTCAAAATACGCAGCCCGATACACAAGCAATGACCTAGCAGCCGAATATATGTTTCGGACATTCATGGTTCTAGTTACAT TGCTTCTGGCAGCAGCCATCCCCAAAATCGATTTGTTCATTTCACTCGTAGGAGCATTTGGCAGCTCTTTTCTG GCGCTTATTTTCCCACCGATACTTGAATACGTCACCTACGCTCCCAACATAAGCAAGATAACCATCACCAAAGAAATTCTAATTCTCCTCTTTGGAGTCATCGGTTTCGCAACTGGTACTTACGCCGCCATTCTAGCGATTGTTCAAGAATTCAGCGGAACGGAATAA